Proteins encoded together in one Prevotella scopos JCM 17725 window:
- the pckA gene encoding phosphoenolpyruvate carboxykinase (ATP) yields the protein MAKFDKSVLEKYGITGTTEVLYNPSYEVLFNEETKESLQGYERGQETELGAVNVMTGIYTGRSPKDKFIVDDENSHDTVWWDSEEYHNDNHRASKEAWTAVKDIAKKELSNKRLFVVDGFCGTHKDTRMKIRFIVEVAWQAHFVTNMFIRPKSEADFDQEPDFIVYNASKAKVENWKELGLHSETCVMFNVTTKEQVIVNTWYGGEMKKGMFSMMNYFLPLKGMASMHCSANTDMNGENTAIFFGLSGTGKTTLSTDPKRKLIGDDEHGWDDKGIFNYEGGCYAKVINLDKESEPDIYGAITRDALLENVTVDENGKIDFADKSVTENTRVSYPIYHIKNIQRPESQGPAAKQVIFLSADAFGVLPPVSILTPEQTKYYFLSGFTAKLAGTERGITEPTPTFSACFGQAFLELHPTKYAEELVKKMQQSGAKAYLVNTGWNGTGKRISIRDTRGIIDAILNHSIDAAPTKQIPYFDFTVPTKLEGVATEILDPRDTYADAAEWDKKAKDLAERFIKNFKKYETNEAGKALVAAGPQL from the coding sequence ATGGCAAAGTTTGATAAGAGCGTACTTGAGAAGTACGGTATTACAGGTACAACAGAAGTACTTTACAATCCTTCTTACGAAGTATTGTTCAATGAAGAAACAAAAGAGAGTCTTCAGGGCTATGAAAGAGGTCAGGAGACTGAGCTTGGTGCAGTAAACGTAATGACTGGTATCTACACTGGTCGTTCTCCTAAGGATAAGTTCATCGTTGATGATGAGAACTCTCACGATACAGTATGGTGGGATTCAGAGGAATACCATAACGACAACCACCGTGCTTCTAAGGAAGCTTGGACAGCTGTTAAGGACATCGCTAAGAAGGAGCTTTCTAACAAGCGTCTTTTCGTAGTTGATGGTTTCTGCGGTACTCACAAGGATACACGTATGAAGATTCGTTTCATCGTTGAGGTTGCTTGGCAGGCTCACTTTGTAACAAACATGTTCATCCGTCCAAAGTCAGAGGCAGACTTCGATCAGGAGCCAGACTTCATCGTTTACAACGCTTCTAAGGCTAAGGTTGAGAACTGGAAGGAACTCGGTCTTCATTCAGAGACTTGCGTTATGTTCAACGTAACAACTAAGGAGCAGGTAATCGTTAACACATGGTATGGTGGTGAGATGAAGAAGGGTATGTTCTCTATGATGAACTACTTCTTGCCATTGAAGGGTATGGCTTCTATGCACTGCTCTGCTAACACTGACATGAATGGTGAGAACACAGCTATCTTCTTCGGTCTTTCTGGTACAGGTAAGACTACTCTTTCTACCGATCCAAAGCGTAAGCTCATCGGTGATGACGAGCACGGATGGGATGACAAGGGTATCTTCAACTACGAGGGTGGTTGCTATGCTAAGGTTATCAACCTTGACAAGGAGTCTGAGCCAGACATCTATGGCGCTATCACACGTGATGCTCTCCTCGAGAATGTAACAGTTGACGAGAATGGTAAGATTGACTTCGCTGATAAGAGCGTAACTGAGAACACTCGTGTTTCTTACCCAATCTACCACATTAAGAACATCCAGCGTCCTGAGTCTCAGGGTCCAGCTGCTAAGCAGGTTATCTTCCTTTCAGCTGATGCATTCGGTGTATTGCCTCCAGTATCTATCTTGACTCCAGAGCAGACTAAGTACTACTTCCTCTCTGGTTTCACAGCTAAGTTGGCTGGTACAGAGCGTGGTATCACTGAGCCTACTCCAACATTCTCTGCTTGCTTCGGTCAGGCATTCTTGGAGCTCCACCCAACAAAGTATGCTGAGGAGTTGGTTAAGAAGATGCAGCAGAGTGGTGCTAAGGCTTACTTGGTTAACACTGGTTGGAATGGTACAGGCAAGCGTATCTCTATCCGCGATACTCGTGGTATCATCGACGCTATCTTGAACCACTCAATCGACGCTGCTCCAACAAAGCAGATTCCTTACTTCGACTTCACTGTTCCTACAAAGCTCGAAGGTGTTGCAACAGAGATCCTCGATCCACGTGACACTTACGCTGATGCTGCTGAGTGGGATAAGAAGGCTAAAGACCTCGCAGAGCGTTTCATCAAGAACTTCAAGAAGTACGAGACAAACGAGGCTGGTAAGGCTCTCGTAGCAGCTGGTCCACAGCTCTAA
- the upp gene encoding uracil phosphoribosyltransferase, translating to MDIINFSEQNSIINQYLAEIRDKDYQKNRLLFRNNVMRIGEFEAFEISKTLNYEPKDVVTPLGTAQVNVPTDKIVLATIFRAGLPFHNGFLNIFDHAGNAFVSAYREYTDAEHHEVGIHVEYLATPDINGKTLIIADPMLATGGSMELGYKAILSKGTPRHVHVACLLATPEGIAHIRKTFPEDSTTIWCAAIDEGLNEHKYIVPGFGDAGDLCYGEKL from the coding sequence ATGGACATCATTAATTTTTCAGAGCAGAACTCTATTATCAATCAGTATTTAGCAGAAATCCGTGATAAGGATTATCAGAAGAATCGTTTGCTCTTCCGCAACAATGTTATGCGTATCGGAGAGTTCGAAGCTTTTGAAATTTCTAAAACACTGAACTACGAACCAAAGGATGTTGTTACTCCATTAGGTACGGCTCAGGTTAATGTACCAACTGACAAGATTGTTTTGGCTACTATTTTCCGTGCTGGATTGCCTTTCCATAACGGTTTCCTTAACATATTCGACCATGCTGGTAATGCCTTCGTTAGTGCTTATCGAGAATATACGGATGCTGAACATCATGAGGTAGGTATTCACGTTGAATATCTTGCTACACCTGATATCAATGGTAAGACACTTATCATCGCTGACCCAATGTTGGCTACGGGTGGTTCTATGGAGCTTGGCTACAAAGCCATCCTTTCAAAAGGAACACCTCGTCATGTGCATGTTGCTTGTCTTTTGGCTACACCAGAAGGTATCGCACATATCCGCAAAACTTTCCCTGAAGACTCTACCACCATCTGGTGTGCAGCAATTGACGAAGGACTGAACGAGCATAAGTACATTGTTCCTGGCTTCGGTGATGCTGGCGACTTGTGCTATGGTGAGAAGTTATAA
- a CDS encoding S41 family peptidase, translating into MNRFSITLLLHKCIMKKSVVLMIVTFGLIVSIFAVFALNRWYPTHGHADWDEVQQFTAGKIPVNPKDFRSDFEEIFEQVKKKYPYITKKHINLDSIHATCLQRIDTMQSKVAYSLLIMEFFANLKCTHANNESILYPWFIQGDNITVIENRVFINHPSVFAIKAGLQDKDEIVTVDGVSTNKWVMHNSKYVSASTDATRYLLSALTILCSYTSSIKTLGIIRHGRPITITIHLQSKSFPTKEEEQNVTWRMVSSKVGYINVKSMQDNAYTEFTKALKHLSKLPYLIVDVRQNGGGNSWIGDNIAQNLIKGKRRNWNGSTISPSPNSYKGKVIILMGNYSCSSAETFLITMKESGDAVLVGTSSAGDTGGVICLFKTSHGIFYRLPVGHSSGSSPKGFPLEGKGISPNYLVPMKVNDFLSGKDTQLSYALQLFQK; encoded by the coding sequence ATGAACCGATTTAGTATTACATTACTTTTACATAAGTGCATTATGAAGAAGTCTGTTGTATTGATGATTGTTACCTTTGGATTAATAGTATCTATATTTGCAGTGTTTGCTCTAAATAGATGGTATCCAACGCATGGGCATGCAGACTGGGATGAGGTTCAACAATTCACAGCAGGCAAGATACCTGTTAATCCAAAAGACTTCCGAAGTGATTTTGAAGAGATATTCGAACAGGTCAAAAAGAAATACCCATATATTACTAAGAAACACATCAACCTTGATTCGATTCACGCCACCTGCCTTCAACGAATTGACACCATGCAATCGAAAGTGGCTTATTCATTACTTATAATGGAATTCTTTGCCAATTTGAAATGCACTCATGCAAATAATGAAAGCATACTATATCCTTGGTTCATACAAGGGGATAATATCACAGTCATTGAGAATCGTGTGTTTATTAATCACCCTTCAGTCTTTGCTATAAAGGCAGGATTGCAAGATAAAGACGAGATTGTAACTGTTGATGGTGTATCTACAAATAAATGGGTGATGCATAATAGCAAATATGTCTCAGCTTCAACAGATGCCACTCGCTATCTACTATCAGCTTTGACCATACTCTGTAGTTATACAAGTTCTATAAAGACACTTGGAATTATTCGCCATGGAAGACCCATAACTATCACCATTCATCTACAATCGAAGTCTTTTCCCACAAAGGAAGAGGAACAAAATGTAACTTGGAGGATGGTTTCTTCAAAGGTTGGATATATAAATGTGAAAAGCATGCAAGACAATGCTTACACTGAATTCACCAAAGCTTTGAAGCATCTAAGCAAACTTCCATACTTGATAGTTGATGTGCGTCAGAATGGGGGAGGCAACAGTTGGATAGGAGATAATATTGCGCAGAATTTAATAAAAGGTAAACGACGTAATTGGAATGGGTCTACAATTTCTCCTTCCCCTAACAGCTATAAGGGAAAAGTAATCATCTTGATGGGTAATTACTCCTGTTCTTCCGCTGAGACTTTTCTCATTACAATGAAAGAAAGTGGTGATGCCGTGTTGGTTGGTACATCTTCAGCTGGTGATACAGGTGGTGTTATTTGTCTTTTTAAGACTTCACACGGAATATTCTATCGACTTCCTGTAGGACATTCGTCAGGTTCTTCTCCCAAGGGTTTCCCATTAGAAGGGAAAGGAATAAGCCCGAACTATTTGGTACCAATGAAAGTTAATGATTTCTTATCAGGGAAAGATACTCAATTGTCTTATGCTCTTCAACTGTTTCAAAAATAG